Proteins encoded together in one Salarias fasciatus chromosome 17, fSalaFa1.1, whole genome shotgun sequence window:
- the lrrc4.1 gene encoding leucine-rich repeat-containing protein 4: protein MSLLGRVAAHRARKAALLCVVFLMARAWSSASLALAGAAVSQGPQGCPPQCSCSNQQGKVVCTRRGLTRVPPGIPANTRHLNLMENAIEAVQADSFRHLHHLEVLQLGRNAIRQIEVGAFNGLTSLNTLELFDNRLTVVPSGAFEYLSKLRELWLRNNPIESIPSYAFNRVPSLMRLDLGELKKLEYISEGAFEGLQNLKYLNLGMCNIRGDMPNLSPLKGLEELEISENHFPEIKPGSFKGLRALKKLWVMNSQITVIERNAFDDLSSLVELNLAHNNLSAVPHDLFSPLRYLVELHLHHNPWNCGCEAVWLARWLRESIPTNSTCCGRCHSPATMRGRQLVEVDRGEGAATQCSAPFIGDAPRDLNISAGRVAELRCRTAPMSSVRWLLPNGTILTHASSHPRISVLNDGTLNFSNVLAADTGTYTCMVSNAAGNSNASAYLNVSAAELNTSNLSYFTTVTVEILGPTTEMPKPKTTTTTAAATAGAGVTGGGGVGLGTTTTTASPSVFQPVFISTPTVLLQNTDSPPGAAKPSVLPGPQGATGKPGKSGPSLDEVMKTTKIIIGCFVAVTLLAAVMLIAFYKLRKRHQQRSTVAAARTVEIIQVDEEDLPPPASAAQESALTLPEIRDHNSIHKLDFISHKTDYSFHKPKAEYKPQPDFTLHKPKAEYTTYKPNMDFSSHKSISDYNTHKSTPDFSLHRPKPDCSPFRPDYSTHKPKADYTPFKPDFGTHPKTKSDYSPFKPDYSTHPRQRNDFSPFRRDYNTQPKPKHDYSPLKSDYNTQQKSKVEYSPFKPDFGTHPRSKPEYSPFKPDYSTQPKPKMDYNTQRSKTDLSYKPKDHYTPHKTAPDYSAFKTDFSPHKVDYSAFKSDFSPHTQRPKLDYSPHKVDYSPHKVEYNTMKPKYNTYKPTGHGAKWTENNVGNSLPRTLPSAITAMAEPFVIKTHTKEKVQETQI from the coding sequence ATGAGTCTCCTGGGGCGGGTAGCTGCGCATCGTGCCAGGAAAGCCGCCCTGCTCTGTGTAGTCTTCCTGATGGCGCGAGCGTGGAGCAGCGCCTCCCTGGCCTTGGCGGGGGCGGCGGTCTCCCAAGGACCCCAGGGCTGTCCACCGCAGTGTTCCTGCAGTAATCAGCAGGGGAAAGTGGTGTGCACCCGACGTGGCCTCACCCGTGTACCCCCTGGGATTCCTGCCAACACGCGACACCTCAATCTAATGGAAAACGCCATTGAGGCGGTGCAGGCTGACTCCTTTCGCCATCTGCACCACCTTGAGGTGCTCCAGCTTGGGCGAAATGCCATACGGCAGATTGAGGTGGGCGCGTTCAATGGACTTACCAGCCTCAACACGTTGGAGCTGTTTGACAACCGGTTAACGGTGGTACCCAGCGGGGCCTTTGAGTACCTGTCGAAACTAAGGGAACTGTGGCTGAGGAACAACCCCATCGAGAGTATCCCTTCCTACGCCTTCAACCGAGTACCCTCACTCATGCGACTGGACCTGGGAGAGTTAAAGAAACTGGAGTACATCTCAGAAGGCGCTTTTGAGGGCCTACAAAACCTGAAGTACCTCAACCTTGGAATGTGCAACATAAGGGGTGATATGCCAAACCTGAGTCCCCTAAAgggcctggaggagctggagatcTCTGAAAATCACTTCCCAGAGATAAAGCCAGGGTCCTTCAAAGGCCTACGTGCCCTAAAAAAGCTATGGGTGATGAACTCACAAATCACAGTAATCGAGCGCAATGCTTTTGATGATCTATCTTCATTGGTGGAGCTTAATCTTGCCCATAATAATCTGAGCGCTGTGCCACATGATCTGTTCTCCCCGCTCAGGTACCTGGtggagctccacctccaccataACCCTTGGAACTGTGGCTGCGAGGCTGTGTGGTTAGCACGCTGGCTAAGGGAGTCCATCCCTACAAACTCAACTTGCTGTGGACGCTGTCACTCGCCTGCCACAATGAGAGGTAGacagctggtggaggtggacCGAGGAGAGGGTGCTGCGACCCAGTGTTCTGCGCCATTCATTGGCGATGCACCAAGGGACTTGAACATCTCAGCAGGCCGAGTTGCTGAGCTTCGATGTCGCACAGCCCCGATGTCTTCAGTGCGCTGGCTCCTACCCAATGGAACTATCCTGACACATGCCTCTAGTCATCCAAGAATATCAGTGCTTAACGATGGAACTCTAAATTTCTCAAATGTCCTGGCAGCAGATACAGGCACTTATACCTGCATGGTGTCCAATGCGGCTGGGAATTCGAATGCCTCAGCCTACCTCAATGTGAGTGCAGCTGAGCTCAACACATCTAATTTGAGTTACTTCACCACAGTGACTGTAGAAATCTTGGGGCCAACGACGGAGATGCCCAAACCTAAAACTACTacaacaacagctgctgctactgcgGGTGCTGGGGTGACTGGCGGAGGAGGAGTAGGCCTTGGGACAACAACTACGACGGCCTCTCCTTCTGTCTTTCAGCCAGTCTTCATCTCCACACCAACTGTGCTGCTGCAAAACACTGACAGTCCACCAGGGGCAGCTAAGCCATCAGTTTTGCCAGGACCCCAAGGTGCCACTGGCAAGCCAGGCAAGTCTGGCCCGAGCTTGGATGAGGTGATGAAGACCACTAAGATTATAATAGGCTGCTTTGTGGCCGTGACTCTTCTGGCTGCTGTCATGCTCATCGCCTTCTACAAACTGAGAAAGCGCCACCAGCAGAGGAGCACAGTGGCAGCTGCCCGCACTGTAGAGATTATCCAGGTGGATGAGGAGGACCTTCCACCACCAGCTTCGGCAGCCCAAGAGTCAGCTCTTACATTACCTGAAATCCGGGACCACAACAGCATACACAAATTGGATTTCATCAGCCACAAGACTGACTACAGTTTTCACAAACCCAAGGCTGAATACAAGCCACAGCCCGATTTTACCCTACACAAGCCAAAAGCTGAGTATACCACATATAAGCCAAATATGGACTTCAGCAGCCACAAATCCATCTCTGATTACAACACTCACAAATCTACACCAGATTTCAGCCTTCACAGACCAAAGCCTGACTGCAGCCCATTTAGACCAGACTACAGCACTCACAAACCGAAAGCAGATTACACCCCATTCAAACCAGACTTTGGCACTCATCCAAAAACTAAGTCAGACTACAGCCCTTTCAAGCCAGACTACAGCACTCATCCAAGGCAGCGAAATGACTTCAGCCCATTCAGAAGGGATTATAACACCCAACCGAAACCTAAACATGACTACAGTCCATTAAAGTCAGATTACAACACACAGCAAAAGTCGAAAGTTGAATACAGTCCATTCAAGCCTGACTTTGGGACTCACCCAAGATCAAAGCCGGAATACAGTCCATTTAAGCCCGACTACAGCACTCAGCCCAAGCCTAAAATGGACTACAACACACAGAGATCAAAAACAGACCTCTCCTACAAACCGAAGGATCATTACACACCCCATAAGACTGCTCCTGATTACAGCGCCTTCAAGACTGACTTCAGCCCCCACAAAGTGGATTACAGCGCCTTCAAGTCGGACTTTAGCCCCCACACTCAGAGACCTAAGCTTGACTACAGTCCACATAAAGTGGACTACAGCCCCCacaaggtggaatacaacacgATGAAGCCCAAATACAACACCTACAAACCAACCGGCCATGGGGCTAAATGGACAGAGAATAATGTTGGGAACTCTTTGCCTCGAACCTTGCCCAGTGCCATCACAGCAATGGCTGAGCCCTTTGTCATAAAAACTCACACGAAGGAGAAAGTACAGGAGACTCAGATTTAA